The nucleotide window GGAAGAGGCTTCAAGAATAATCTTGTAAGCAGAAACCCCTCTCTTTTTTTATAGAATTTTTAAACTATCTTTAAGCTGAAACGATTGAAAAGGTTGGGTTTTTAAGGCTAAGTTGCAAAAACTTTCCCTAAAAAATGGGAAAGCGACTTCTTGCCTTTCTCATTTAACTCAATGAATTGAAGACCAGCTGAATAACGATCAGCCATCCTATCTTTATTGCACCAAACAAGTTTGGCCTTTAAGTCGACCACTGCATCAACAAGGTTAACATGTAATTTTAAAAGACTATCTCTAGGAATAAAGGTATTGCTTACTATCTTTACTCCAACCATACTTAGATCCTTGCAAACGGTATAAAAATACTTCTGAGAAGGAAGAGTTTTGCACTCAACCGGGAAAGATATTCCTACTCTGGGGTTATTTCTTCTTTCTTGCATAATTGTCGGTTAAAAAAGAGTCCGAACCCGTGGCTTTAGAGACACAAGTTCGGATTTCATATAAATATAACATAATTTTTCTTACTTTTCAAGGTAAATAGGCAATATTTCTGAATTTTTTTCTCTTCTCTAACCGTCTGGCTGGTAAAAGGTAGGGGCATTTTGAAAATATAAAAAATACGTGGCTGCCCGGCTAGGACTCGAACCTAGGAAACAAGAACCAGAATCTTGCGTGTTGCCAATTACACTACCGGGCAAAAAAATACTATACCATCTTTAGGGCGCTAGCTAAAGCCTCTTTCAGGCGCGTTATCCCTTGGGCATCAAACTCAAAATGACGTGTTTCACCACCAATTAAAGTGGTACTTTCTCTTATGACTACCCTCTTTTTACCGTGTTTTTCAATCAATAAAACATCGTACTTAAACTTAGCTATGCCTTTACGTCGCTCACTGACTAAGCCAAAATTTTTAATTACACTTTCCGGTGCAATAGCTGGTTTCGATTTTTTAAAAAAATTCATTCATTGTCCTCCTCTAAAGTGCCAACATCAGTACCTCTAAACCAATCTTTCACCTTCCCATCTTCAAGATAAAAAGTAATATTATCACCAACTAAAGTTATATCTAAAAATGTCATGTATTCTTGATTCCCGGATAGATTATAACTAAGTAACTTATCTTCACTAAACCCGACATTTCCTAAATTTTCCTTGGGCATTCCTCTAACAATAACTCCAACATCAGTAACCACTCTGCTTTTAATTTCAGTTGGGTTTTCGGCAACCGAAACCAGACTAAACAAAAAAGTTATTACAACGAAAAATAAAGCTGACTTCCGCATCTGTGACACAATCTAATGCTTCTTTTGCTGTTGTCCATAAGGACCATAAAATATTTCAAAAAGGTACTGAGTGACAGCTGGAACAAGTATTATAC belongs to Candidatus Omnitrophota bacterium and includes:
- a CDS encoding mitochondrial fission ELM1 family protein — its product is MNFFKKSKPAIAPESVIKNFGLVSERRKGIAKFKYDVLLIEKHGKKRVVIRESTTLIGGETRHFEFDAQGITRLKEALASALKMV
- a CDS encoding PilZ domain-containing protein, with translation MQERRNNPRVGISFPVECKTLPSQKYFYTVCKDLSMVGVKIVSNTFIPRDSLLKLHVNLVDAVVDLKAKLVWCNKDRMADRYSAGLQFIELNEKGKKSLSHFLGKVFAT